A single region of the Streptomyces sp. NBC_00236 genome encodes:
- the hrpB gene encoding ATP-dependent helicase HrpB, which produces MIRTDALDQLPVRTAVPALRQALDERGVAVLCAPPGTGKTTLVPLVLAGLTGDGPVRRVVVAEPRRIAARAAARRMAWLLGERPGERVGFTVRGERVTGPDTVVEVVTTGVLLQRLQRDQELAGIDAVIIDECHERHLDADTVAAFLLDVREAIRPDLRLVAASATTDAEGWARLLGDAPVIEAQGVSHPVEVVWAPPARPVRPPHGMRVDPALLAHVASVVRRALAEREGDVLCFLPGVGEIGRVAGQLSGVAAEVLQVHGRAPAAVQDAVLAGSSDGRRVVLATSVAESSLTVPGVRTVVDSGLAREPRTDHARGLSALTTVRASQAAGRQRAGRAGREAPGTVYRCWEQAEDGRLARFPSPEIKVADLAAFALQAACWGDPDAAGLALLDPPPAGAMGAAREVLSAVGAVDADGRVTDRGVRMSRLGLHPRLARALLDGAAEVGGRRAAEVVALLSEEPPRDYGDDLAAALRTARLGKDGYAARWRQEVRRLSPSLKGSGAGGAGTDDAAVGLVAALAFPERVARARGEGTFLMASGTGAELRDGSRLRSAPWLAVAVADRPAHAASAQVRLAAVIDEDTARRAAGHLRFAGEEVRWDGRDVVARRVERLGAVELAARPLKNPDPALVREALVEGLRREGLGLLRWSRNTGQLRERLAFLHRELGAPWPEVSDEALLDRTEQWLEPELSRARRRSDLAGIDAGQALRRLLPWATGEAARLDELAPERIEVPSGSRIRVEYGGSQPVLAVKLQELFGLQETPRVAGVPVLVHLLSPAGRPAAVTADLASFWREGYKAVRAELRGRYPRHPWPEDPTTVEATRFTKARLRRE; this is translated from the coding sequence GTGATCCGTACCGACGCCCTGGACCAGCTGCCCGTCCGCACCGCCGTGCCCGCGCTGCGGCAGGCGCTCGACGAACGCGGGGTCGCGGTGCTGTGCGCGCCGCCGGGCACCGGCAAGACGACCCTCGTCCCTCTTGTCCTGGCCGGTCTGACCGGCGACGGTCCGGTGCGCCGGGTCGTGGTCGCCGAGCCGCGGCGGATCGCGGCGCGGGCCGCGGCCCGGCGGATGGCGTGGCTGCTCGGCGAGCGGCCGGGTGAACGGGTCGGCTTCACCGTGCGCGGGGAGCGGGTGACGGGCCCGGACACCGTGGTCGAGGTCGTCACCACCGGGGTGCTGCTCCAGCGGCTCCAGCGCGACCAGGAGCTCGCGGGCATCGACGCGGTGATCATCGACGAGTGCCACGAGCGCCATCTGGACGCGGACACGGTGGCCGCGTTCCTGCTCGACGTACGGGAGGCGATCCGCCCCGACCTGCGTCTGGTCGCCGCGTCCGCGACCACCGACGCCGAGGGCTGGGCCCGGCTGCTCGGCGACGCCCCGGTGATCGAGGCGCAGGGCGTCTCGCACCCCGTCGAGGTGGTGTGGGCCCCGCCCGCCCGTCCGGTCCGGCCGCCGCACGGGATGCGGGTCGACCCGGCGCTGCTGGCCCATGTCGCCTCCGTGGTGCGCCGGGCGCTGGCCGAGCGGGAGGGCGACGTGCTGTGCTTCCTGCCGGGTGTCGGCGAGATCGGCCGGGTGGCGGGGCAGCTGTCCGGGGTGGCCGCGGAGGTGCTCCAGGTGCACGGGCGGGCGCCGGCCGCGGTGCAGGACGCGGTGCTGGCGGGTTCGTCCGACGGGCGGCGGGTGGTGCTGGCGACGTCGGTGGCGGAGTCCTCGCTGACCGTTCCGGGGGTGCGGACCGTCGTCGACTCGGGGCTGGCCCGGGAGCCGCGCACCGATCACGCCCGCGGGCTGAGCGCGCTGACGACGGTACGGGCCTCGCAGGCGGCGGGCCGCCAGCGGGCGGGCCGGGCCGGCCGGGAGGCTCCCGGGACGGTCTACCGCTGCTGGGAGCAGGCGGAGGACGGGCGGCTCGCCCGGTTCCCCTCCCCCGAGATCAAGGTGGCCGACCTGGCCGCGTTCGCCCTCCAGGCAGCCTGCTGGGGCGATCCGGACGCCGCGGGACTCGCGCTGCTGGACCCGCCGCCGGCCGGGGCGATGGGCGCGGCCCGCGAGGTGCTGAGCGCGGTCGGCGCGGTGGACGCCGACGGGCGGGTGACCGACCGGGGGGTGCGGATGTCCCGCCTCGGGCTGCATCCGCGGCTGGCCAGGGCGCTCCTGGACGGGGCGGCCGAGGTCGGCGGGCGACGGGCCGCGGAGGTCGTGGCGCTGCTGAGCGAGGAACCGCCCCGGGACTACGGCGACGACCTGGCGGCGGCATTGCGTACCGCCCGGCTCGGCAAGGACGGCTACGCGGCCCGCTGGCGGCAGGAGGTGCGGCGGCTGTCGCCCTCCCTCAAGGGTTCCGGGGCCGGCGGTGCGGGCACGGACGACGCCGCCGTGGGACTCGTCGCCGCCCTGGCCTTTCCCGAGCGGGTGGCGCGGGCCCGGGGCGAGGGGACGTTCCTGATGGCGTCCGGCACGGGCGCGGAGCTGCGGGACGGCTCGCGGCTGCGCAGCGCGCCGTGGCTGGCGGTCGCGGTCGCGGACCGTCCCGCGCACGCGGCCTCCGCGCAGGTCCGGCTCGCCGCGGTCATCGACGAGGACACGGCACGGCGGGCGGCCGGGCATCTGCGGTTCGCGGGCGAGGAGGTCCGCTGGGACGGCCGGGACGTGGTGGCCCGGCGGGTGGAGCGACTCGGCGCCGTCGAACTGGCGGCGCGTCCGTTGAAGAACCCGGACCCCGCCCTGGTCCGCGAGGCCCTGGTGGAGGGGTTGCGGCGGGAAGGGCTGGGGCTCCTGCGCTGGAGCCGCAACACCGGACAGCTGCGGGAGCGGCTGGCCTTTCTCCACCGGGAGCTCGGCGCACCCTGGCCGGAGGTGTCGGACGAAGCGCTGCTGGACCGTACCGAGCAGTGGCTGGAGCCCGAACTCTCCCGGGCCCGGCGCCGTTCGGACCTGGCCGGGATCGACGCGGGGCAGGCGCTGCGCCGGCTGCTGCCGTGGGCGACCGGCGAGGCGGCCCGGCTGGACGAGCTGGCCCCTGAGCGGATCGAGGTGCCGAGCGGTTCACGGATCAGGGTGGAGTACGGGGGATCCCAGCCCGTGCTCGCGGTGAAGCTCCAGGAGCTCTTCGGTCTCCAGGAGACCCCGCGGGTGGCGGGTGTGCCGGTGCTGGTGCACCTGCTGTCGCCCGCGGGGCGCCCGGCGGCGGTGACGGCGGATCTGGCGTCGTTCTGGCGGGAGGGCTACAAGGCGGTGCGGGCGGAGCTGCGCGGCCGCTATCCGAGGCATCCATGGCCCGAGGACCCGACGACGGTCGAGGCGACCCGGTTCACGAAGGCGCGGCTCAGGCGGGAGTAG
- a CDS encoding lytic transglycosylase domain-containing protein — MAAQFGRRLRRGATTAAVAAAAVAALSASQAPGSPLVASDGDQPATGTAGSTPSGDGAASGNSPYFTDLPPLNTPNKPGTSVNLPVTGSAESGIPASILAAYQKAQQTVAGTDAACRLPWQLLAAIGKVESGQARGGRVDAQGTTLSPILGPALNGQGFALIKDTDNGAYDGDSTHDRAVGPMQFIPSTWATWGQDGNADGRRDPNNIYDAALAAGRYLCAGSRDLALAADLDRAVLSYNHSDEYLRTVRTWFEYYNRGTHEVPDGTGVLPVESSTGTHPGTGSGTHGGGPSSSPSPSPSGSPSPTPTPKPEPPSKPSPTPSDPGGPGTPTTPTPTPEPTPSPALAAVQNAGTGELSATAGDAFAERIKVLAKSNFGKPLAKVSVTFTVVGDTDAAFDGGKKSVTAATGTDGTVTAPVLKAGEKTGAFTVRATATGTSLPAVTYTAAVTARQADAIVRTGTAELTAVAGQTFADVTVRATYKGAAADRVAVTATMITDDEKPVENDKGPYFTNDDGDPVRTFAFTTDADGTLTLPKIYADGAAGTYKLRLTTEGGATVVIELTVQAPAA, encoded by the coding sequence ATGGCAGCGCAATTCGGTCGCCGACTGCGCAGAGGGGCGACCACGGCTGCCGTGGCCGCTGCCGCTGTGGCAGCACTTTCCGCCTCGCAGGCCCCGGGTTCGCCCCTGGTGGCGTCCGACGGGGACCAGCCGGCCACCGGTACGGCGGGTTCGACGCCCTCGGGCGACGGTGCCGCGTCCGGCAACTCGCCCTACTTCACCGACCTGCCGCCGCTGAACACACCCAACAAGCCGGGCACCTCCGTCAATCTGCCCGTGACGGGCAGCGCCGAATCGGGCATTCCGGCGTCGATCCTCGCGGCGTACCAGAAGGCCCAGCAGACCGTCGCGGGTACGGACGCCGCCTGCCGGCTGCCGTGGCAGCTCCTCGCCGCGATCGGCAAGGTCGAGTCGGGCCAGGCCCGCGGCGGCCGTGTCGACGCGCAGGGCACCACGCTCTCCCCGATCCTCGGCCCCGCCCTCAACGGTCAGGGTTTCGCCCTGATCAAGGACACCGACAACGGTGCCTACGACGGGGACTCGACGCATGACCGGGCGGTCGGCCCGATGCAGTTCATCCCGTCCACCTGGGCGACCTGGGGCCAGGACGGCAACGCCGACGGCCGCAGGGACCCCAACAACATCTACGACGCGGCGCTCGCCGCCGGGCGTTACCTCTGCGCCGGTTCGCGCGATCTGGCGCTCGCCGCCGACCTTGACCGGGCGGTCCTGAGCTACAACCACTCCGACGAGTACCTGCGTACCGTCCGCACCTGGTTCGAGTACTACAACCGCGGCACGCACGAGGTGCCGGACGGCACCGGCGTCCTGCCGGTCGAATCCAGTACCGGAACGCACCCGGGCACCGGCTCCGGAACCCATGGCGGCGGCCCGTCCTCCTCCCCGTCGCCGTCGCCCTCGGGGTCGCCGTCGCCCACCCCGACGCCCAAGCCCGAGCCGCCGTCGAAGCCGAGCCCGACGCCCTCGGACCCGGGCGGGCCGGGCACGCCCACGACGCCGACCCCGACCCCCGAGCCCACGCCGAGCCCGGCCCTGGCCGCCGTGCAGAACGCGGGCACCGGCGAGCTGTCGGCCACGGCGGGCGACGCGTTCGCTGAGCGGATCAAGGTCCTGGCGAAGAGCAACTTCGGCAAGCCGCTCGCCAAGGTGTCCGTGACCTTCACCGTCGTCGGTGACACGGACGCCGCGTTCGACGGCGGGAAGAAGTCCGTCACCGCGGCCACCGGGACCGACGGCACGGTCACCGCACCCGTGCTGAAGGCGGGCGAGAAGACGGGCGCGTTCACCGTCCGGGCGACGGCCACCGGCACGTCGCTGCCCGCCGTCACGTACACGGCGGCCGTCACCGCGCGGCAGGCCGACGCCATCGTCAGGACGGGCACCGCGGAGCTGACCGCAGTGGCGGGCCAGACGTTCGCCGACGTCACCGTCAGGGCCACGTACAAGGGCGCTGCCGCCGACCGGGTCGCCGTCACCGCCACCATGATCACCGACGACGAGAAGCCGGTCGAGAACGACAAGGGCCCGTACTTCACGAACGACGACGGTGACCCGGTCCGCACCTTCGCGTTCACCACGGACGCCGACGGCACGCTCACCCTGCCGAAGATCTACGCCGACGGTGCCGCGGGTACGTACAAGCTGCGTCTGACCACCGAGGGCGGCGCCACCGTCGTCATCGAGCTCACGGTCCAGGCCCCCGCCGCCTGA
- a CDS encoding DUF3068 domain-containing protein, translated as MRRRASLVLLAFAVFFAALSPLLRWYAFPRLAKIPPNQYQETVLEAKPATLLDYSTLKAEKVDRITIVQTLKGNVEESEKIERSAGRDVVVWDALSYVQGPDGKMVSKIPERYIFDAHSQDPVHATGESVDGDAVNREGIEFKWPFLTEKRDYEYFDAQTRTSSPIHYEGTRNFRGMDVYYFEQTIPWTKVPMPKTMPIKGITPEQITKTGVTRWYTTKRMFWVDPVTGAPVNGEEVHKEELRNGKAMGMSQDTVTVFAGHVKMREDYIVSIVDQVKSQRVLILLLTSYLPWGFLVLGAGLLALSLWLEARSRRPGGTDTVRRKEPEPAPTPA; from the coding sequence ATGCGCCGCCGAGCCAGCCTCGTACTCCTGGCCTTCGCCGTCTTCTTCGCCGCGCTGTCACCGCTGTTGCGCTGGTACGCCTTCCCGCGCCTCGCGAAGATCCCGCCGAACCAGTACCAGGAGACCGTGCTGGAGGCGAAGCCCGCGACCCTCCTCGACTACAGCACCCTGAAGGCCGAGAAGGTCGACAGGATCACCATCGTGCAGACCCTCAAGGGCAACGTGGAGGAGTCCGAGAAGATCGAGCGCAGCGCGGGCCGCGACGTCGTCGTGTGGGACGCCCTGTCCTATGTGCAGGGACCCGACGGCAAGATGGTCTCCAAGATCCCCGAGCGCTACATCTTCGACGCGCACAGCCAGGACCCGGTCCACGCCACGGGCGAATCGGTCGACGGCGACGCGGTGAACCGCGAGGGCATCGAGTTCAAGTGGCCCTTCCTCACGGAGAAGCGCGACTACGAGTACTTCGACGCCCAGACCCGCACCAGCTCGCCCATCCACTACGAGGGCACCCGGAACTTCCGCGGCATGGACGTCTACTACTTCGAGCAGACCATCCCGTGGACCAAGGTCCCCATGCCCAAGACCATGCCCATCAAGGGCATCACCCCGGAGCAGATCACCAAGACGGGGGTGACCCGCTGGTACACCACCAAGCGGATGTTCTGGGTCGACCCGGTCACCGGGGCGCCGGTCAACGGCGAGGAGGTCCACAAGGAGGAGCTGCGGAACGGGAAGGCGATGGGCATGTCCCAGGACACCGTCACCGTCTTCGCCGGGCACGTGAAGATGCGCGAGGACTACATCGTCTCGATCGTCGACCAGGTCAAGTCCCAGCGGGTGCTGATCCTGCTGCTGACCTCGTACCTGCCCTGGGGCTTCCTCGTCCTGGGCGCCGGGCTGCTGGCCCTGTCGCTGTGGCTGGAGGCGCGCTCGCGGCGGCCGGGCGGGACGGACACGGTCAGGCGGAAGGAACCGGAACCCGCTCCTACTCCCGCCTGA
- a CDS encoding DUF4184 family protein, whose amino-acid sequence MPFTLSHAAAVLPGIRRNGAGRGPLLASALVAGSFAPDMTYYADTAIPGAMEFGQVTHAWWGVFTVDVLITAATVALWLLLREPLVALLPTPWQGRVHAWVRGAPRPPGQGPRGLRDGAWFVVSAVIGAATHVVWDAFTHHDRWGVRLVPVLGQHAGGHPVFQLVQYGSSALALTVLAWFTVSGLRRTGARPVPESVPVLDHRARAWAAASLGMCVLLGIVHRCARWYAYFGHVDTPLDIIPTACFGAGAGLAVGLVLYGMWMRLWVRGTGAPARPVTGPARDTSRTGD is encoded by the coding sequence ATGCCGTTCACGCTCAGCCACGCCGCAGCCGTCCTCCCCGGGATCCGCCGCAACGGAGCAGGGCGCGGACCGCTCCTGGCCTCGGCACTCGTCGCCGGTTCGTTCGCCCCCGACATGACGTACTACGCGGACACGGCGATCCCGGGCGCCATGGAGTTCGGGCAGGTCACCCACGCCTGGTGGGGTGTGTTCACGGTGGACGTCCTGATCACCGCGGCGACCGTGGCGCTGTGGCTGCTGCTGCGCGAACCCCTCGTGGCGCTGCTGCCCACGCCCTGGCAGGGGCGCGTGCACGCCTGGGTCCGCGGTGCCCCGCGCCCGCCCGGACAAGGGCCGCGGGGCCTGCGGGACGGTGCGTGGTTCGTCGTGTCGGCCGTCATCGGAGCCGCCACACACGTCGTCTGGGACGCCTTCACCCACCACGACCGGTGGGGCGTGCGGCTGGTACCCGTGCTCGGGCAGCACGCGGGCGGCCACCCGGTGTTCCAACTGGTGCAGTACGGCAGTTCGGCCCTGGCGCTGACGGTGCTGGCATGGTTCACCGTGTCGGGGCTGCGCCGCACCGGGGCCCGGCCGGTGCCGGAGTCCGTACCGGTCCTGGACCACCGGGCACGGGCGTGGGCAGCGGCGTCCCTCGGCATGTGCGTACTGCTGGGCATCGTGCACCGCTGCGCACGCTGGTATGCGTACTTCGGACACGTCGACACACCGCTCGACATCATTCCGACCGCCTGCTTCGGCGCGGGCGCCGGGCTCGCCGTCGGGCTCGTGCTGTACGGCATGTGGATGCGGCTGTGGGTCCGGGGCACCGGCGCCCCGGCGCGCCCCGTCACCGGCCCGGCCCGGGACACGAGCCGGACCGGCGACTAG
- a CDS encoding SPW_0924 family protein produces MRALIAAAVGLAAALALVLTISAIGAPPGETSPEPLLTTVPGPKN; encoded by the coding sequence ATGCGCGCCCTGATTGCCGCAGCCGTCGGACTGGCCGCAGCCCTCGCCCTCGTACTCACCATCAGTGCGATCGGCGCGCCACCCGGCGAGACCTCGCCCGAACCCCTGCTGACCACGGTCCCGGGTCCGAAGAACTAG